Proteins from a genomic interval of Pseudomonas versuta:
- a CDS encoding helix-turn-helix transcriptional regulator produces MSLTLQDVAWHDAMGRIIETLDRPHFWTALVRLLANYVPVDNWVVLIYGAGKPRVLAESPGEDGAVDPLFQDYLKGLYLLDPFYIANRESLQSGLFRLQDVAPECFEQTDYYQRYFRLNIVTDEVHINLQLDNERTLSLSLGSQCRFSLEQTALLGLVRPWVAALMRQRLLFEREPGESPELAPNWQDRLEAATAQLSSPLTAREMEVGRLLLSGCSNKEIARKLAISAETVKVHRKHMYGKLGIKSQSELFSLFLQAQEPL; encoded by the coding sequence ATGAGTCTGACACTGCAGGATGTGGCCTGGCATGACGCGATGGGCCGCATTATCGAAACCCTCGACCGCCCCCATTTCTGGACCGCGCTGGTGCGCTTGCTTGCCAACTACGTGCCCGTGGACAACTGGGTGGTGCTGATTTACGGCGCCGGCAAGCCCCGGGTGCTGGCCGAATCCCCCGGTGAAGACGGTGCTGTGGACCCGCTGTTCCAGGACTACCTCAAGGGCCTGTACCTGCTGGACCCGTTCTACATCGCCAACCGCGAGTCTCTGCAAAGCGGGTTGTTCCGCCTGCAGGACGTGGCCCCGGAATGCTTTGAGCAGACCGACTACTACCAGCGTTATTTCCGCCTCAACATCGTCACCGACGAAGTACATATCAACCTGCAACTGGACAACGAGCGCACCCTGAGCCTGTCCCTGGGCAGTCAGTGCCGATTCAGCCTGGAGCAGACCGCCCTGCTGGGGCTGGTGCGGCCGTGGGTCGCGGCGCTGATGCGCCAACGCCTGCTGTTTGAACGCGAACCCGGTGAATCGCCGGAGCTTGCGCCTAACTGGCAGGACCGCCTGGAAGCAGCCACTGCGCAGTTGAGCTCGCCCCTGACTGCCCGGGAGATGGAGGTGGGACGGCTGTTGCTCAGTGGCTGCTCGAACAAGGAGATCGCCCGCAAACTGGCTATCTCTGCCGAGACCGTGAAAGTGCATCGCAAACACATGTACGGCAAGCTGGGGATCAAGTCCCAGTCGGAACTGTTTTCCCTGTTCTTGCAGGCGCAGGAACCACTGTAG
- the nikR gene encoding nickel-responsive transcriptional regulator NikR gives MQRVTITLDDALLTAIDQRVGTHGYQGRSEAIRDLLRAGLLEPQNCNPQDPCVATLSYVYDHGTRELSKRLNTAFHEHHDLTLSTLHVHLDQGKCMEVSVLKGSIAEVSELTRHIMAERGVRHGNAQIIPLGEIEGDQA, from the coding sequence ATGCAGAGGGTCACCATCACGCTGGACGATGCCTTGTTGACTGCGATTGACCAGCGGGTTGGCACCCACGGGTATCAGGGGCGCTCCGAAGCCATTCGCGACTTATTGCGCGCCGGGTTGCTGGAGCCGCAAAACTGCAACCCGCAGGATCCCTGCGTGGCCACCTTGAGTTATGTCTACGATCACGGCACCCGGGAACTGTCCAAACGGCTGAACACAGCCTTCCATGAGCACCATGACCTGACCCTGTCGACGCTGCATGTGCATCTGGATCAGGGCAAGTGCATGGAAGTGTCGGTGCTCAAGGGCAGCATTGCCGAAGTTTCGGAACTGACGCGGCACATCATGGCCGAACGCGGGGTCCGGCATGGCAACGCGCAGATCATTCCGCTGGGAGAGATTGAGGGCGATCAGGCCTGA
- a CDS encoding polyamine ABC transporter substrate-binding protein, with translation MKTKCSVKWALATLLSVGLAQVQAADTRVHVYNWYDFIAPDAMKNFQAETGIGSVYDVFDSSDVMQSKLMVGGSGYDVVVASNDVLPNLIKAGVLKALDRSQLPNLPHLDPAILAKMQNNDPGNRYAVPYLWGTTGIGYDADKVRAILGPDAAVDSWDLIFKEENISKLSQCGVAMLDASGDIISIALHYLGLPQNSSNPQDYQKAEALLLKVRPYIRYFDSSRFITDLANGNVCVVVGWAGGVQDAKTASQVAGNGRTIRYSIPREGAPIWIENMVLLNDAPNPQQGLAFINYMLRPEVIAQTSNHLKYPNGNLDAKELVDKNIRDDTDIYPTEAVMATLFPLQPLALKLERIRTRLWSKVKSGT, from the coding sequence ATGAAGACCAAGTGCAGCGTTAAATGGGCCCTGGCGACTTTGTTGAGTGTGGGGCTGGCCCAGGTGCAGGCGGCTGATACCCGGGTGCATGTCTACAACTGGTACGACTTTATCGCCCCGGATGCGATGAAGAATTTCCAGGCCGAAACCGGCATCGGATCGGTGTATGACGTATTCGACAGCAGCGATGTCATGCAGAGCAAACTCATGGTGGGGGGCAGCGGTTACGACGTGGTGGTTGCCAGCAACGATGTGCTGCCCAACCTGATAAAAGCCGGGGTGCTGAAGGCGCTGGACCGCTCGCAGTTGCCCAACCTGCCACACCTTGACCCGGCCATCCTGGCGAAGATGCAAAACAATGACCCCGGCAACCGCTATGCGGTGCCGTATCTGTGGGGCACCACGGGCATTGGTTATGACGCGGACAAGGTCAGGGCGATTCTCGGACCTGACGCTGCGGTTGATTCCTGGGACCTGATCTTCAAGGAAGAAAACATCAGCAAGCTGAGCCAGTGCGGCGTGGCCATGCTCGATGCCTCCGGCGATATTATTTCCATTGCCCTGCATTACCTTGGGCTGCCTCAAAACAGCAGCAACCCCCAGGATTACCAGAAGGCCGAGGCATTGTTGCTCAAGGTGCGGCCGTATATTCGCTACTTTGACTCGTCCCGGTTTATCACCGACCTGGCCAATGGCAATGTCTGCGTGGTGGTGGGTTGGGCAGGCGGGGTGCAGGACGCGAAGACCGCGTCGCAAGTGGCTGGCAATGGTCGCACCATTCGCTACAGCATCCCCCGCGAAGGGGCGCCGATCTGGATCGAGAACATGGTGTTGCTCAATGATGCGCCCAACCCGCAACAAGGGCTGGCGTTTATCAATTACATGCTGCGCCCCGAAGTGATCGCACAGACCTCTAACCACCTCAAATACCCCAATGGCAACCTGGATGCCAAGGAGCTGGTGGACAAAAACATTCGCGATGACACTGATATTTACCCGACCGAAGCGGTGATGGCGACCTTGTTCCCGCTGCAGCCCCTGGCACTCAAACTGGAGCGTATCCGCACCCGGTTATGGAGCAAGGTGAAAAGCGGGACCTGA
- a CDS encoding SDR family oxidoreductase, translating into MSEADFSTQFAGRFFVVTGSTQGLGAAVAHTLARRGAAGLVICGRSRDKGAEQVRQLAQLDCQAFFVEADMERVEDCRAVIDAAREHFGTLHGLVNCAGMSDRGSILDTSPELFDRIFAVNVRAPFFLMQEAIRLMIRQGVEGAIVNIQSVSGHGGQSFLSAYSTSKGALAILTKNVAFSTLRNRIRVNGLNIGWMDTPHEDQIQRQYHGAQDGWLAEVEQSMPFGRLLKPEEVARSVAFLLSAESGMMTGSVIDLEQGVMGCGDGSTPRPDAPLAVGEA; encoded by the coding sequence ATGTCTGAAGCCGATTTTTCCACTCAGTTCGCAGGCCGTTTTTTTGTCGTTACCGGCAGTACTCAAGGCCTTGGCGCAGCCGTTGCACACACCCTGGCGCGGCGCGGTGCAGCCGGGCTGGTTATCTGCGGGCGCAGCCGCGACAAAGGCGCCGAGCAGGTGCGCCAGCTGGCACAACTCGACTGCCAGGCCTTTTTTGTCGAGGCCGACATGGAGCGTGTCGAAGATTGCCGCGCCGTCATCGATGCCGCCCGCGAGCATTTCGGCACCTTGCACGGGCTGGTCAACTGCGCGGGCATGTCCGATCGAGGGAGCATTCTCGACACCTCGCCAGAACTGTTCGACCGCATTTTCGCGGTCAATGTTCGGGCACCGTTTTTCCTCATGCAAGAAGCCATCAGACTGATGATCCGCCAGGGTGTGGAAGGCGCCATTGTCAATATCCAGAGCGTCAGCGGCCATGGCGGCCAGTCGTTTCTCTCGGCTTACTCAACCTCCAAGGGTGCATTGGCGATCCTCACCAAAAACGTGGCCTTTAGCACCCTGCGCAACCGGATTCGGGTCAACGGCCTGAACATCGGCTGGATGGACACGCCCCACGAAGACCAGATCCAGCGCCAATACCATGGCGCACAGGATGGATGGCTGGCCGAAGTCGAACAGTCGATGCCGTTCGGGCGCCTGCTCAAGCCTGAAGAAGTCGCCCGCAGCGTAGCTTTTTTGCTGTCCGCTGAATCGGGGATGATGACCGGCTCGGTGATTGACCTGGAGCAAGGGGTGATGGGCTGTGGTGACGGATCGACCCCGCGCCCGGACGCCCCTTTGGCAGTGGGTGAAGCATGA
- the nikC gene encoding nickel ABC transporter permease subunit NikC, giving the protein MSTSAMAFTGKKHGMRVGYLLVGLLMLMALFGPWIAPYDSTLVSLDQRLLPASASHWLGTDHLGRDVLSRLIVGTQLSLGSVVLVLGLVLIMGVVIGGIAGIVGGKVDMFLMRLCDMFLTFPTLVLAFFLIALLGTGLTNVIIAIALSHWAWYARMVRGMVLAQRNRDYVLASRLAGASRLTRLRQHVMPNVVGQLLVLASMDIGHMMLHVSGLSFLGLGVSPPTPEWGVMINDAKEFIWTQPQLLLWPGLMIFISVMAFNLLGDALRDRLDPSVLAEIKE; this is encoded by the coding sequence ATGAGCACGTCAGCCATGGCCTTCACCGGCAAAAAACACGGGATGCGGGTCGGCTATCTACTGGTCGGCCTGCTGATGTTGATGGCGCTGTTCGGGCCCTGGATTGCCCCTTACGACTCGACGCTGGTGAGTCTGGATCAGCGCCTGCTGCCCGCCAGCGCCAGCCACTGGCTGGGCACCGACCATCTGGGGCGCGACGTGCTGTCACGCTTGATCGTCGGCACGCAGCTGTCGTTGGGCAGCGTGGTTCTGGTGCTGGGCCTGGTACTGATCATGGGCGTGGTGATTGGCGGGATTGCCGGGATTGTCGGCGGCAAGGTCGACATGTTCCTGATGCGCCTGTGCGACATGTTCCTGACCTTCCCGACGCTGGTGCTGGCGTTCTTCCTGATTGCGCTGCTGGGCACCGGCCTGACCAACGTGATCATTGCCATCGCCCTGTCGCACTGGGCCTGGTATGCACGCATGGTGCGCGGCATGGTGCTGGCCCAGCGTAACCGCGACTATGTACTGGCTTCACGGCTGGCCGGGGCTTCGCGCCTCACCCGCCTGCGCCAGCACGTAATGCCCAACGTCGTAGGGCAATTGCTGGTCCTGGCCTCGATGGATATCGGCCACATGATGCTGCACGTCTCGGGCCTGTCCTTCCTGGGGCTGGGCGTCAGCCCGCCGACTCCCGAATGGGGCGTGATGATCAATGACGCCAAGGAATTTATCTGGACCCAGCCGCAGCTGTTGCTGTGGCCCGGGCTGATGATTTTCATCTCGGTCATGGCCTTCAACCTGCTGGGCGACGCACTGCGCGACCGGCTTGACCCCAGCGTGCTGGCGGAGATCAAGGAATGA
- a CDS encoding LacI family DNA-binding transcriptional regulator: MLSRAKRFSIKQIATQAGVSKATVDRVLHQRGSFHQQTSRRIEQALGELEAQEKNGLAMGRTFYVDVILHTPERFSKAVKEAMTAQLGSMAPFRISPRFHLFEEIDPQAMHDLIRRCAEKGSQGVVLKAADEPPINLAVNRLVAAGIPVVTLATDLPQSNRIAYVGMDNRNAGQTAAYLLSRWLGAAAQEVAVVISSERFRGEEEREMGFRMWLRGRAPHLRVLDISEGLGVYGPTFARMTQALEQHPGLKAVYSVGGGNRAIVDAFAALGRPLEVFVGHDLDEENRQLLAEEKMAAVIDHNLQVDVRQVFLHILQFHRVCQAGPVMPSQVQIVTPFNLPQAH, translated from the coding sequence ATGCTCAGCCGTGCCAAGCGTTTCTCGATCAAGCAAATTGCCACCCAGGCCGGGGTCAGCAAAGCCACGGTCGACCGCGTGCTGCACCAGCGCGGCAGTTTTCATCAGCAGACCAGCAGGCGTATCGAACAGGCCCTGGGCGAGCTTGAAGCACAGGAAAAAAACGGCCTGGCGATGGGCCGCACTTTTTATGTCGACGTCATCCTGCACACCCCGGAGCGCTTCAGTAAGGCGGTTAAAGAAGCCATGACGGCGCAGTTGGGCAGCATGGCGCCGTTTCGCATTTCGCCGCGTTTTCATCTATTCGAAGAGATCGACCCGCAGGCCATGCACGACCTGATCCGGCGTTGCGCTGAAAAGGGCAGCCAGGGGGTGGTGCTCAAAGCGGCCGATGAGCCGCCGATTAACCTGGCTGTCAACCGGTTGGTGGCGGCCGGGATACCGGTGGTGACCCTGGCTACGGACTTGCCGCAGAGCAATCGGATTGCCTATGTCGGTATGGACAACCGTAACGCCGGGCAAACCGCGGCGTATTTGCTGTCACGCTGGCTGGGTGCGGCGGCGCAAGAGGTTGCGGTGGTCATCAGCAGCGAGCGCTTTCGTGGCGAGGAAGAGCGCGAAATGGGCTTTCGCATGTGGCTGCGCGGGCGGGCGCCGCACTTGCGGGTGCTCGACATCAGCGAAGGGCTAGGCGTGTACGGGCCGACCTTTGCCCGTATGACCCAGGCCCTGGAACAGCACCCGGGCTTGAAGGCGGTGTATAGCGTGGGGGGTGGGAATCGGGCGATTGTCGATGCTTTTGCGGCACTCGGGCGACCGCTGGAAGTGTTCGTCGGGCATGATCTGGATGAAGAAAACCGGCAGTTGCTGGCCGAAGAAAAAATGGCCGCGGTCATTGATCACAATCTGCAGGTCGATGTCCGGCAGGTGTTTTTGCACATCCTGCAGTTTCACCGGGTATGCCAAGCCGGCCCGGTCATGCCGTCACAGGTGCAGATCGTGACGCCGTTCAATTTGCCGCAGGCGCACTGA
- the nikB gene encoding nickel ABC transporter permease subunit NikB has product MLRYIILRLVLLIPVLLGVSLIVFILLHLGNGDPALDYLRLSQIPPTDIALAEARRALGLDRPLPEQYISWLWNALHLDFGTSYITGRPVLDDLLYYLPATLQLGGLALLTTLVMSIPLGLAAARWKGRWPDQVVRFITFIGVSMPNFWLAFLLIALFSLWLGWLPPMGRGGPQHLLMPVLAIALMSMSINARLLRASLLDVRQHRHVFYARARGLSERRVWRDHILRNAWMPLVTATGMHIGELLGGALVIETIFAWPGVGRFAVSAVLNRDFPVMQCFTLLLTTLLVLCNLVVDICYAWLDPRTRLSGVMA; this is encoded by the coding sequence ATGCTGCGCTATATCATTTTGCGTCTGGTACTGCTGATCCCGGTGCTCCTGGGGGTGTCGCTGATCGTGTTCATCCTCCTGCACCTGGGCAATGGCGACCCGGCCCTGGACTATCTGCGCCTGTCGCAGATCCCGCCGACCGACATCGCCCTGGCAGAGGCACGCCGGGCTTTGGGGCTGGATCGCCCCCTGCCCGAGCAATACATCAGCTGGCTGTGGAATGCCCTGCATCTGGATTTCGGCACCTCCTACATCACCGGCCGCCCGGTGCTGGATGACCTGCTGTATTACCTGCCGGCCACTCTGCAACTGGGTGGCCTGGCGCTGCTCACCACCCTGGTCATGAGCATCCCGCTGGGCCTGGCTGCCGCGCGCTGGAAAGGCCGATGGCCGGATCAGGTGGTGCGTTTCATCACCTTTATCGGCGTCTCGATGCCCAACTTCTGGCTGGCCTTTTTGCTGATCGCCCTGTTCTCCCTGTGGCTGGGCTGGTTGCCGCCGATGGGGCGTGGCGGGCCGCAGCACTTGCTGATGCCGGTCCTGGCCATCGCCCTGATGTCGATGTCGATCAACGCCCGCCTGCTGCGTGCCAGCCTGCTCGATGTGCGCCAGCACCGGCATGTGTTCTACGCCCGGGCCCGTGGCCTGAGCGAACGGCGGGTGTGGCGCGACCATATCCTGCGCAATGCCTGGATGCCGCTGGTGACCGCCACCGGCATGCATATCGGCGAACTGTTGGGAGGGGCATTAGTGATCGAAACCATCTTCGCCTGGCCCGGCGTCGGGCGCTTTGCGGTCAGTGCCGTGCTCAACCGCGATTTCCCGGTGATGCAGTGCTTCACCCTGCTGCTCACCACTCTGCTGGTACTGTGCAATCTGGTGGTGGACATCTGCTACGCCTGGCTCGATCCACGTACGCGTCTGTCGGGGGTGATGGCATGA
- a CDS encoding ATP-binding cassette domain-containing protein, with protein sequence MKHTLAIRDLTLKHRQRTLVDRADLTLKAGEVHALVGASGSGKSLTCLGILDLLPPGVHSSGASLLLDGQRVEAASLRGREVALVLQNPRSAFNPVRSLRQHALETLQARSIQGAEAERLIHATLLEVGLFDGQRVLDSFAFQLSGGMLQRMMIALALLADSRFLLADEPTSDLDVVAQARFLDLLERLVAQRHLGVLLITHDMGVVARCADQVTVMAHGRIVEQADVHTLFHAPQSQEARTLLAAHHSLTMENCPA encoded by the coding sequence ATGAAACATACCCTGGCAATACGCGACCTGACCCTCAAGCACCGGCAACGTACCCTGGTCGACAGGGCCGACCTGACCCTCAAGGCCGGCGAGGTGCATGCCCTGGTCGGGGCCAGCGGCTCGGGCAAATCCCTGACCTGCCTTGGCATCCTCGACCTGCTGCCGCCCGGCGTGCACAGCAGCGGCGCCAGCCTGTTGCTGGACGGGCAAAGGGTAGAAGCCGCCAGCCTGCGCGGACGCGAAGTGGCACTGGTGCTGCAAAACCCGCGCAGTGCTTTCAACCCGGTCCGCTCCCTGCGCCAGCACGCTCTGGAAACCCTGCAGGCGCGATCCATACAGGGAGCCGAAGCCGAGCGACTGATCCACGCCACCCTTCTCGAGGTCGGGCTGTTTGACGGCCAGCGAGTGCTCGACTCATTTGCCTTCCAGCTCAGCGGCGGCATGTTGCAACGGATGATGATTGCCCTGGCGCTGCTCGCCGACAGCCGCTTCCTGCTGGCCGACGAACCCACCAGCGATCTCGACGTAGTGGCTCAGGCGCGCTTTCTGGACCTGCTTGAACGACTGGTTGCACAGCGTCATCTCGGGGTGCTGCTGATCACCCATGACATGGGGGTCGTGGCCCGCTGCGCCGATCAGGTAACGGTGATGGCCCACGGCCGGATCGTCGAGCAGGCCGATGTGCACACCCTGTTCCATGCCCCACAGAGCCAGGAGGCGCGCACTCTGCTTGCCGCGCATCACTCGTTGACGATGGAGAACTGCCCAGCATGA
- a CDS encoding ATP-binding cassette domain-containing protein produces MSFIQVRNLSHGYTAGGMFSKRHRVQVLNQLNLDLPEGQNLGLLGGSGSGKSTLARLLMGLETPDQGSIHFNGQALQGTSPQFLQKVQMVFQDALSAFNPQRSIGWSIAEPLRHLSGMDSEACQARVGQLLQQVKLEPGDIDKLPAQLSGGQLQRAGIARAMAVGPQLIILDEALSNLDRVLQVQILDLLTDVRRESGTGFLLITHDLSLVRRFCQRVVVLADGMLVEDREVTPGMHFEHPEARTLQEAVLPAMPRARQVAARTAACSR; encoded by the coding sequence ATGAGTTTTATCCAGGTACGCAACCTCAGCCACGGCTACACCGCTGGCGGAATGTTCAGCAAACGGCATCGGGTCCAGGTGCTCAACCAACTGAATCTGGACCTGCCCGAGGGCCAGAACCTGGGTCTGCTGGGGGGCAGCGGCAGCGGCAAAAGCACCCTCGCCCGCCTGCTGATGGGCCTGGAAACACCCGACCAGGGCAGCATCCACTTCAACGGCCAGGCCTTGCAGGGCACCAGCCCACAATTTTTGCAGAAGGTGCAGATGGTCTTTCAGGATGCCCTCAGTGCCTTCAACCCCCAGCGCAGCATTGGCTGGAGCATCGCCGAACCGTTGCGCCACCTGTCAGGCATGGACAGCGAGGCGTGCCAGGCCCGGGTCGGGCAACTGTTGCAGCAGGTCAAACTCGAGCCGGGTGACATCGACAAACTGCCCGCGCAACTCAGTGGCGGACAACTGCAAAGAGCCGGGATCGCCAGAGCCATGGCGGTTGGCCCGCAGTTGATAATTCTCGACGAAGCACTGTCCAACCTTGACCGGGTGCTGCAGGTGCAAATTCTCGACTTGCTGACAGACGTGCGGCGCGAATCCGGGACCGGGTTCTTGCTGATCACCCATGATCTGAGCCTGGTCCGGCGCTTTTGCCAGCGGGTAGTGGTATTGGCCGACGGCATGCTGGTGGAGGACCGGGAAGTGACGCCAGGGATGCATTTCGAGCATCCCGAGGCGCGCACCCTGCAAGAAGCCGTACTGCCGGCAATGCCCAGGGCCCGGCAGGTCGCCGCACGCACCGCCGCCTGTAGTCGCTGA